The DNA region GAAGATTGAAATTTTCCACAACTCTTGTTGCAAAGGAAACTACGCTGATTTGCACGTTGGAGCGTCCAATGTCAAACTCTTTTACAAAGTTTTTCACAAAGTTCAACTGCTCACGAAAATGGGCAGAACCTTCGCTTCCTGAGGAATCCAGTAGAAAAACGATATCAGCTGGTTTCAGGTTGCAGTCTGGAGAATCAAATGATGTAAGTTTTTACTTAGTTTTCCTAAAAGGTTTGTCTAAACATAACATTTGTTTTTGAAACTGATGGTTGTACTTCCTAACAACAATATGAGCGGAAGACataccataattttttttacacatgtaGCACTTTTTACCAATCTACAGATACGAACTGAAAGAAAAAGTCTACATACGGAGAAGAGGGTCTGGAGTACCAACAGGGTTTATAATGAGATTGTTGAAGCCATCAGTTAGAAATCCATGAACACATGCACAAACGAAGCCGAGAAAGTAGAaggaaaacatgttgactatgGTGTCCCCTCTGTCCCCCGATACTGATTTGATTAACCTACAGATAAGATTCGGTAAATTGAGATCAGTGCCAGTAATGTAGCACACCGACAACAGACTATCCCAAAGACAGTACTTAATCTCACAGTGCGTTATACAAGTGTTAATATATTATCAGAATGTAACATACTACAATAGTAGGTTTGATTTTAATAACACGTACAGTGCCGGATTATAATATCCGTGGCAAGGTGGAACTTttgcacccccacccccaagATGCAGTTTCGTAAAAATCCATCTGTTAGTATACTAAGTGATCGACCTTTTGCCTATAGAGTAATAATCCGACACAGTATAACAAATAAGGatctatacaatacaaatgaaaaagatcgaatattgcaacgtttgatatgctacatgtattaatggTTTTGATAATCAATATCCATATCATGTTAAAGGAAACGGATTCAGgagaaaaataaatactttttttttgttatcctGCTAAAATTGCATATGCGTATATGTAATACTTATTATTGATAagtttttatatgttaaaaatcattttattacagCGAAACAAACTCCAAGGTAAGATCATgaatcaaaaatattgaaatgcaaaaaaattatttatgagcatcatatatataatgaaaGCTATCGCGCAACCTTTATTTGTTAGGTTCATTTTACGATTGAACTGAAACTGTTAGGAAATTGTGGAATTCATATTTTCACTTTTACCATGATGCATCAGTACTAGATATACATATTAGTTTAAGGTGGTAtcggacacctccatattgtgacgtattgtttatcgaaataaacaataaaatgaagtgtaattatAAATGTAGTTTCTTCCCCAACAAAGTCATCTTACAGCGTAGCACAGTGGGTGAGAGgtttactacgaatctgtaagtcatgagttcaaatccgctggggtttttataatttttacctctccaaatttttaaagcaatttttttggctaaagattgaaaaaaaaattctaaaccgataaaagtattttgatgaaaatgtaattttatccacattaatatcgacagatatcccatatcaccttaattTACATTCGGAGAAAATGCATCATAATTATTCAGAAAGCTTTAATGCATTGAGTTTGTCTCAAGGAAAATAGAAACTTATTGGTAATCAAATTTTGATTCTTTAACATTTATTGTGTTTTGAAATAATAGTTTTAAGGTCCACCCATCCTCAGCattaaagtatttatttaatcataaaagTGTCATCTATccttaaaactttataaatgaaataaaataaaaagaatttttttggtGATATCCATGCATTTAGGTATTTTTAGATATAATGAATAATATATATCCAAGTggagatcaaattaaaaaaaataacacaattgTACCAGTGCATACGTGGCTCGAACCCCTTCACCTTTATTTAGTAAGTCTCCCTGAAGCCACTAAGCCAAGCAGTTCGTTGATTAGCTGTGTGTATGATAACACAACAAAACTCATTAAATTTGTCTATATAAAAGAcagatttatggtacgaataaaaaaatcttgatatttaGGAGTTATCAAACATTGCAGAGGATTGGAGATCAttcaaaggggcatggtcacgattttggtcaaattctattttttctgtttttatcaattacaatgctttaggaatgcctttctaatgatcaaatatgaaatttgagagtcagtcgtagaaatataagcaagatacagggctcacaactcTTTATCATgaaaacaaggctcgtgtcctgtttttgtgtACATCAGTTCAATAtcccatgaaaaaaaaaattcataatgattTGTCTACGTTCCTATTCACTTTAAGCATGAATAAACAATTCCTAACGTTTGACGCGTTTATTTTAGAtcaaaaactggaattttcactttaaaaatataaacaaaagctttgtttacattgcaaagaattgtaagctaaGTAACTCActtaaaactcaacgaatgacgctcaaattttggttgcctatttaaaaaatgctaactgaagcattgtaaacattaaaatcgaaaaaatgatgttttaccaaaatcgtgaccatgcccgtTTAAGGCAAATatcaatattcaaagaatttgataatcattttttttttagaattgaaCGGAAAAAGTACTACAAACATATACAGAGAGCAAAAGTTAATCCACAGAAGTATTGCTCAATAAACATGGATCAGCCAAAGACAAATCTTCCAAGGTTGCCATcaaaaggtacattgtaatatatcaataaattgaattttttacagCTATGTTTCCAGATTTTATTacgaacaaacaaacaaacagtaGGAAAACTAacttaatttcatattttttttccattatttaTTTTGGCACTTGCCTTGTTCCTTTGTTGGATgtcatttggtttttttttcttaaattaagaAACCATGAAAAGCTTTCCTCGGGTAgcgtagattcaattttgttcaaaacatgATGATGATGGggggcgcctgtaaagtgcgaaacgaaatcgaaacgaaacgaaacgaaatcaaacgaaacgaaacgaaaccaattgaaacgaaacgaaaccaatcgaaacgaaacgaaatcaatcgaaacgaaaccaaaaatcgaaacgaaacgaaacggaatttaaacaaaactaatatcaaatttgactacataaaagtgaaaataaattcattgaaataaatttttgaaccataaaatataactacctgtatgttCCAGATTAccgctgtaaatttttaagccgattatccgaaatttgcaaaaattatataattatgtaaataagtgatgtacattcctataccttttaatgtttctaatttgtttcatttaatgatattcagacgtttagagagagagagagagagagagagagagagagagagagagatgccttaaAACTTATCAGCAACTTCACATAGCAAAGTATATACGCAAGTTTTGGAAGAGAGAGATAGAAATATGATGATGATACTGAAGGGGACATTCTaacaacaattttctttctattgatttgaaatattgtaaaaatgaaacgatcgaatacaatgtgatttaTAGCATACTGGTCGGTTACCAGTTTCTAACACATAATAAGAAAGAATAGCATGAATTTGGACGTCGTAATTTGACCAAATTAAAGTGCAATATAATGAGGTTTTTTACctgttttttaaatcaaacatgaTCTCCTCTTTCTCTCCCTTTCACACGCACGCACAATgtatttgaatcatttttacaatatttcatatcgatattaaaaaaaatcgtgtAGTTGGAATGTCTCCGTAAATACTGTAAACACACTATATTTAGGGTGCACAATATTTGGtggaatataatttttcaacaagttagcaTGGATTTGATTGAGTGCATTTCTGAATTTACCtttttatctacatgtacttatatattttacatttggcaaTGTACTGTAACGTGTTATCTACTGAGTTCTTTTCAAGGGAATAgggtattatatatattaataattttcctTTACTCTGCCTGAGTATGAATGAttggatttaaaacaaaataatcaatgtAAGGCGAGGTGTGTGTACGTGTCCTAGAGCCGGGCACCCTGCACCGTGTTACTTGTCAGAGTTCTTATTGTGTTCGTGGAGTACCAGGTTATTTCACCCTTATTCAGGATTACTTCTCCTGGTACCCCACCACAATTCCTCTCGACTTCTCTAACCACTGGCGCTACTTACTTCGACCCTtgctctttctttctctctcgcTTCTTCTTCTATAGCTTTGCGTTCAGGCGTCCTTTCACTTCAGCTGCTAGATCAATTCTCCCTGAGAAACTCTGAGCGCGTCCTTATATAAGATTGGGTCGTTCCACCCGTCAAAGGGGTAACCAGCATTCTGGGAGAGTCCACTCTAGTCTCCTTAGTTACATCCCTTTGAAGTTACCGAACGCCCAATCTTTCACCGTTACACTACCCACGCCTCGATATACATGCGTCTCGCATGTCCAATGATTAGAGTACAAagaatttttctctttattaacatatttttttttagttaaaagtgattgattttaatacaaaaataacaaTGGGGTAAAAATCAAGTGTCTTTAAACAGGAATATCTTTCCTTCCCCATAGataacaaaattatcaaaacaaacaaGAGCACTAACAATATAgaccatcattttaaaacaatgtttccTCGTCACATCACATTCTTCAACACAGGCTCATGCGTTCCAAATATCCTCCTCGAATCTCTCAACACTTTCTCCGTCTTTCTGATATCTTCTGATAACTCGCACTGTTCTTTGGTGACTGCTCCCATCTGTCTGTGTGCTAGCGTCATTTGTTGTAGTTTGTGTCTTGCAGCAGGGACAATGGAATGGAATCAAGGGCGCCTCTTGATGTCCAGTTGTCTCTGCACTCACACTTGATGAGGTAGGCGTTTCTTTGTCTGGTGTTTGCTCGGGTGCCTTGCGTTTGACTCCAGGCAGTGAAGGAGACGTCTTCTTGCGAATGGTCCTGCCGGATTCAAGGTTGGGCTCATAGATAAGGTCACCAGGGTCTTCAAGCCATTCTTGGTCATCATCTGACTCTGTGACGACAGCATTCATAAAACTACTGGATGTCTCTGGTGCCTTTACCGTGTCTTTCGAACAGTGGACTCTTTTCTGGTGTCGAACGAGAAGTGAAGATTTGGCAAAGGCTTTGTCACACTGACTGCATTCAAATCGCCGCTTCCTCAAGTCTTCTGTCGCACACGTGATAAGATGTTCTCGCCACTGATCATGCGAGGGTAGTCGAAGAAGGCAAATAGAACATAGGAAACCTGGCTTCCTTGGAGTAAGCTTTGTCAACGGCATTCTGAgatctaaaataaacaaaacaaatattcaaaCACTTATGTTACACATTATAATCAAACTCATAATCAGAGTGCCATTTTGGCCTCCTGCGTTGCCGTCGATTTGTATATTCAAGCTCAATTTCATTCAGATCTGTGTTGGGCAAGTACTCTGTTTCATCCCAATTAACAACATCATCCACTTCAACATCACTCAGAACTTCGTTCTTATCTCCATGTTCATTCTCACTCCCTGTTTCTAAACCTAATTTTTGTGACCCATAGGGTCTGAGTCTATCTATATGCACCACCATCGTTTTCCTATCACCTTCTTTTTGAACCTTGTAGGTCAAATCTGTATGTTTTTGAACCACTACATACGGACCATAccaaaaactcattaatttcGGGGATTTTCCGACAGTTCTTTGAGGAATAAATACCAACACTTTGTCACCAACATCAAAACGTTTTTGGGTGACATTTCTGTCATGGTATTTCTTCTGTCGTAACATAGCCTGTCCGGTAAACTGACGAGTAAACTGATGCGCTTCTTCCATGATTTTACGTAACTTCCACACATATTCATGAACACTCTGTTGCTCATTTTCTTTAGAAATACTGTACATGATGTCTAAAGGAGTCGCTACTTCTCTGCCCAACATGAGCATGTTAGGTGTGTACCCTGTACTTTCATGTACAGATGAACGGTACGCCATAAGTACATATGGCAGGTGCTTGTCCCAGTCAGTTTGATGATCCGAAACATAAGCTGTCAACATGGTTGCCAAGGTTTTATTAAACCTCTCGACCATCCCGTCTGATTTGGGGTGGAAAGCAGTTGTCCTTGTTTTTCGTATCCCAAGCAATTCACACATATCCTTGAACATTCTACTTTCATATTGTCTGCCTTGATCGCTATGTATGACCTCTGGTACCCCTAGTTTGGTAAGAAACTGCTCCACTAACACCTCTGTTATTGTTTGAGCTTCCATGTTCTTTAAAGGGTATGCTTCGGTCCACTTCGTGAAATAGTCGGCAACTACCAGAATGTATTTGTTGCCTCTTTCAGTTTCTGGCAATGGACCCATTATATCAGTGGCTATACGTTCAAGAGGGGATCCTGTTGGATCAAGTTGCATGAAAGATTTCCCTGCTGAACGATTCTTCCTTTTTCGGCATTGAGGGCATCCTGTAACATAGCTTCTAACATCACTTTGCAGACCTGTCCAATAGAAACGGTTTCTTACCCTTTCTAGTGTTTTACTAACACCTAGATGTCCAGATGTTCTTGCATCATGACACTGCTCGAGAATTTCTCTTCTCTCTGACAGAGGTACGATGACCTGGTGATAAACCTTTTTGTCACTAGCCCATTTCCTGCAAAGTACACCGTCTTTAATTTCCAAGTTTACCCACTGTGACCAAAGGGACTTAATCACCTTACTTTCGTGCTTTATGTCAGAAAATTCTGGACGCTTATTATCACTGACCCAGCTCTTGATTTTAGATAGGTCTCTGTCTTCATCTTGCAAACTATTTAGATTCTTAGAATCAGGATCAACATCTGTTGTGGCTTTATTCACAACACTTGCTGATGCTGCTACTTCAGCGCAACTATCTGTTTCTGCATCGTCTGTCAGTCCACACTGGCGGCACGGATATCTGCTAAGGCTATCTGCATTACCGTGTCTAGCACCGGGCCGGTGCCTTATTTCCATGTCGTAAGTATCAAGGAGCTCTATCCACCTGGCTACTTGGCCCTGTGGATCCTTGAAATTTAATAGCCACTTAA from Crassostrea angulata isolate pt1a10 chromosome 7, ASM2561291v2, whole genome shotgun sequence includes:
- the LOC128191278 gene encoding uncharacterized protein LOC128191278: MPLTKLTPRKPGFLCSICLLRLPSHDQWREHLITCATEDLRKRRFECSQCDKAFAKSSLLVRHQKRVHCSKDTVKAPETSSSFMNAVVTESDDDQEWLEDPGDLIYEPNLESGRTIRKKTSPSLPGVKRKAPEQTPDKETPTSSSVSAETTGHQEAPLIPFHCPCCKTQTTTNDASTQTDGSSHQRTVRVIRRYQKDGESVERFEEDIWNA